A region of the Acidicapsa ligni genome:
AGTGTCGGCAATATAGAGATTCCCGGATGAATCCACTGCCACTCCGCTGGGAGACACAAATGAGGCGTTGATCGCCGGGCCGCCATCCCCCGCGTACCCGTATTGCCCGGAGCCAGCTACGGTAGTGATCATTCCAGTACTCGCGGTCACCTTGCGAACCCGCAGGTAACCGTATTCGGCAATGTAGAGATTGCCCTGCGCGTCCAATGCGATTCCATCCGGAGATCCCAGACCTGCACTGGTGGCGGGCCCGTTGTCGCCGCTATAGATCTGTACCCCATTGCCGGCATAGGTTGAGATTTTTCCCGTAGACGCCGCAATCTTGCGAATGACGTTGTTGCTGTAATCCGAGATATACACATTGCCGGCGGAATCGATCGCCACACTGCGCGGGGCTGAAAGCTGTGCGCTGGTGGCCGCGCCGCCATCGCCGCTGTAGCCAGCAATTCCATTTCCGGCTAGGGTTGAGATTGCTCCCGTGGATGCCGTAACTTTGCGCACCACGTTATTGCCCGAGTCGGCAATATAGAGATTGCCAGCCACGTCCCGCGCCGTTGCCGTCGGGTAGTTTAAATCGGATTCCGTCGCCATCCCACCATCGCCGCTGTAACCGGCGATTCCGTCCCCGGCAACTGTGTAGATAAAGGCCGCCGAAGATCCGTTGAGGATGTACTGCGCGCTCACCGGCACGCTCGTCGAATATCCGTAAGCCGCGACGGCCACCAGCGTCTCCGATGCGGTTACCTGGATGGGGCCGGTATAGAGCGTGGAACTCGTCGTCGGGTAGGCGCCGTTGGTAGTGTAGTAAATAGAGGTTTGCGGCGTAGACGTAGAAATCGTCACCGACTGCGCGCCGGAATATACACCTGCAGGCAGCGAAATCACCGGAGACGCGGGAGCAGGCAGGCTCAAGATGAAGAGCGTCGAGCTAATAGTGCTGGACTCATAGCCGGTGGCAACGGCAACCGCCGAGACAACTTCGACCTGAGCCGATACGGTGATCGGGCCCGTGTACTGGTTGGAAGTGAGGGTCGGCGAACTGCCGTCGGTGGTGTAGTAGATCGTTGTTCCAGGTGTTGCATCGGTGATTGTCACCGACTGAATGGAAGTGTAGGTTCCCATGCCCGGGGATATCACCGGCGTTGCGGCCTGAACCAACAAGGAAGTGGTGCCCGAGACGCTCGCAGTGTAGTTACTGTCTCCGGGATAGCTTGCATCCACCAGATGCGGAGCGGGACCGGTAGGAGAAATACTGTTAGCCGTCGCAGTCGCCGTTTGCGTGGGTTGAGTCAGCAGGATCGTTAGCGCGTTGTTGACGGTTTCCACACCGGCCAGATCTGGTCTTCCATCCCCGTTGAAATCCGCTGCGACGACATAGTTGGCGTCGGTGTAAATGCCTGCAGTTGCGGGAGGCGGTGTAACTGCTGTGAAGGTTCCATCCCCATTGCCAAGCAATAACAGTACTTCGTCGTTTCCAGTTGAAGCGGCCACGTCAGGTACGCCGTCTTCGTTGAAATCCGCGACTACCAGGTTTTGCGGCTCCGCTTGAGTCGTGGTGGTGACAATTCCCGTCTGGGCAAAGGTCCCATCCCCGTTGCCCAGGAAAGCGGTTATTGCTTCCTGGTAGTTGTTGGACACCACGAGGTCGAGCTTGCCATCGCCATTCAAATCCCCGATTGCGATTGAGGCCGTATTGGTGACAGAGGAGAACATCTCCCCGGTTCGGAATGTTCCATCTCCATTACCGAGCAAGACTTCGATCGTTCCGGTTCCATGCTGCGCGACCAGATCCAGAATGCCGTCCCCGTTTAGATCCGCCGCGGCTAGCGCCTGGGCGAATTCGTTTGGAATCGGGCCGGAGGTCGTCAGGGTAAAGGTGCCATCGCCTTTGCCCAGCAGAATTGTGAGGTTGCTTTGGTTGTAGATCGAAACGGCCAGATCTAGAATGCCATCGCCGTTGAAGTCAGCAACCACGATCGCTGTGGGTGACTGGCCCACGGCCGGGCTGGTTGCCGTCGGTGTAAAGGTTCCGTCGCCTTTGCCGAGCAGGATGGTCAGCGAACCTGTCACGCCTTCGCTGGCCACGGCCAGATCAGGTTTACCGTCGCCGTTGAAGTCGCCGACTGCTATCGCAAGCGCTTCAGAGCCGACCGCCGGGCTCTTGGCAGAGGGCGTGAACGTGCCATCCCCATTGCCAAGAAGAATTGTGACGGTGCTGCTGGATTGGTTCAACACGGCAAGATCGGCCTTACCGTCCAGGTTAAAATCTCCCACAACTGTGATAATCGGTCCGCTGCCTGTCGCAGGTGTCTGGGAGTTCAGCCAGGACCAGCCTGGTGTTGCGACTCCTAGAGTGGCCGTACTCAGCACCGCGTTGGAATAGCTGGTGTCTAGAAAGGACACGGTTCCGGTAGGCGATGGTGTTCCTCCCGTTTCCATTACGGTTGCGGTCAGGCTGTAATGTCCGATTGTGCCACTCTGCGCAATCGTGGTGGTGCTCGGATAAATTACACCAGCGGGAGGAGTGACCGTAAGCGCCAAGACTCCGGATGCGCTGGGCTGCCCGAAGCCGTTTTCGAGGAATACGGCTTTGTAACTATGCGCTCCAGGTCCGGGAACAAACTTGAACTCCGCCGATCCGTTGCTGGTGAGCTGGGCACTTCCCAGCAGGTGAATGTCGGTGCAATTGCCGGCCGATGCATCGCAGAAGTTGACCTGACCGGCCGTCACGGGGTTCGAGCCCGACTTCACTTCCGCGGTAAGCGTAACGATGCTTCCGGATGAAACCGTGATGACCGGAGAGCTACCGGAGGTGAGTGCAAGCGTGATCGCCGTCGCGGGTTGCTCTCCCCAGAGAGGCGTTGTACCCGACACGCTGGGGTTGTAGTTTTCATCGCCGGGATAGCTTGCGTCAACCAAATGCTCGCCTGTTGTCGCGATCACAACGCCCGTGGCCGTCGCCGTCGCGGTTTCCGTCGGCTGCGACAATAATACCGACACGGTGTCGTCGAAACTATTTACCACCACGATGTCAGCTTCGCCGTCCCCGTTGAAGTCCTCGACAGTAATTCCCACTGGTATGTTGCCGGTCGCCGGCGTCACTGCAGATGGAGTAAATGTGCCGTCTCCATTGCCCTGATAGATCGTTACGGTGTTGTTGTACGCATTGGGCAGCGCCAGGTCGGCTATGCCATCGCCGTTGAAGTCCCCGAAGGCAAGTGAGGACACCTGCTCAGGGAAGGATGGATCAAAGTCGGTTTCCGTAAAAGCGGCGCTCCCGTTGTTCAGGAAGATGGAGAGCGCGTTGCCGTCGGAATTCGCAATGGCCAGGTCCAGCCTGCCATCTCCATTGAAGTCTGCGACCACCACTGAGCTGGCCGCGATCCCGGTCTGCGGTGTCGGCCCCGCCAGGAAGGTGCCGTCTCCGTTGCCCAGAAGAATGCGTATCGGATCGCCATTGTTGTATTCGCAGTCATTGGTAAGAACAAGATCCGCTTTGTTGTCCCCATTGAAGTCTCCGCTCGCGATGCCCGGGAAACAGCCCATACTTGAAAGGGTGATCTGCGTGGAGGAAAAGGTTCCATCCCCTTTGCCTAGCAAGATCGAGATAATTCCGGAAAGGGGAGTCGACACAGCCATATCCGGGATTCCATCTCCATTGAAATCGGCCACGGTTACTGCGGCGGCATAAGGTACCACTGCTGGACCGGTTGCGACGGCCTTAAACGTGCTGTCTCCGTTGCCCAGAAAAATCGACAGGGTCGTGGCGTTCGAATAACTTGTGACTGCCAGGTCGAGCTTTCCGTCCCCATTGAAATCGGCCGCCACAATATACCCAGGAGAGGGAACCGTCAGTCGGTTCGCCGTAACGGAAAATGTCCCGTCTCCTTTGCCCAGAAGGATGGTTACCGTTGTGCCGCCGAAATCGCAGGTAGCCAAGTCGGGAATGCCATCGCCGTTGAAGTCGCCCACCGCTACCGCCTCCGGTTCGGAGCCTACTATTGGCGTCAGCAGATTGAGCCAGTTTAATCCTGGCGTACCGGCTCCAAAGTTCGCGGTTGCGAGGACCGCATTTCCGTTGCCGGTATCGAGAAAGCTGGCTGTTCCAGTGGGCGCAGGCTTCCCCCCCATTTCTGTTACCGAGGCAGTCAGCGTGTAGTGACCCCAGCTCCCGGCCTCCGCGATGGTTGTCGTCGACGGATAGGAAACGTGAGCCCCGGTCACCGTGAGCGGTGAGTCGCCCGACGAACTCGCGGATTCGGTATTCGTTCCCACAAACATGGCCCGGTAGCTATGCGTTCCGATTCCCGGGCGCAACTTTACGATCGCGCTTCCCGCACTGGTCAGCTGGGCCGCTCCTAGCAGGTGAACGTCGGTGCAATATGTCGCCGAAGCGTCGCAGAAGTTCACCTGCCCGGTGGTCAGCGCCGCGGTTCCGGACTTCACCGTCGCCGTAAGAGTTACCACGCTGCCCGAGGTTATCGTCGTCACCGCGCTGCCAGTGGAGGTGACAGTCAGGGTCGTAGCTGTTGCCGCCGCCTTGACCTGGGCCGCGCCGCAGACGGTTACAGCGGCGGCAAGAAACGCCACGGCCAATTTACGCAGTCTGGGCATGCAGGCTAGAGTGCGTTGAAATATCCAATTAGGAATCGCAGAGAGAACAGGCAGGGCAGCAATAATCACAGCAGACGAACTCCAAAGTTATGTGGAAAGAAATCGCTCTTGTTCCGTCGTACGAGACAAAGATTCAGGGCGCAACCTAGGTGACCGCTCCCTCTCGTGAAACCGAACCGTTTTGTGTAGAAGTGGCTAAAGTCTATCACTTCATTTCAAGCACGAGATGCGGGAATGGGTAACACGCGCGGAAACTTGCGAGTTTTATTAACCGCAGTGAAATAAAGGTAAATTTGAGGAATTATCACGATCTCAATTTGTCTGAATTCGACAGGCTTTCAAGTGACGGGATTCTAGCTGCGCGGAAGCTTGTCCCTCGGTGTGCGTGGGAACATCACGAGCCACTGAGCACGATCTGATAATTCAACTGAATATGATTGTTCGATTTACTTCGCCGAATTGCACGACGGCTATGTCTATAGGTGGAGTGAACTGAAAGAAGGACGCCGCTTCTTGTCCCTTATTTCACACTCTACATATTTTATATGAAAAGTTAGATAACAAGACGTTTTCAGCAGGCTAGTACATGCTGTCTATGCTGTAGTTAGTTTCTAACTCAAACAGTATGCCGATAAGTAAATTTGACAGACATAATTATAAAGGCGATTGAGTTACGGCGATGAGAGCATTGATGTGTCTCCGCGGCACTCCCGTCTTAGATCCTCATGTGGTTGAAAGAACAAACGATGGCGGCTTCGTGGTGGCCAGCAAAGGCAATATGAGGGCGAATGTCGGTGTTGGTGCCGGGGGAGCCACCAGGTAAGCGGCGGGTGACGTGGTGCCTGAAAAAGAGCGGGCGGAGTATCTCGAGCCTGAGTTCCTTCAGAGGGTGCCCATGCTGGATCTGGTGAAATATTTTCCGCACTTCAGTCCGGGCAGAATCCGCATCGAACAGGTGGCGGGTGAGCCGATGACGCCCAAGGATGTACAGGCAAAGATCGCGGCAAGCGCTCCCTCCCTGAGCTTGGTCGTGCAATATGAGGACATGAGAACGCAGGTTCAGGCGTGGACGGCGCAGGAGTGGTGGCTCAAAAAGCAACTGCAGTCTTCTTCCGCTCCAACGGTCACGAACGCAAATCAATGACAAGCTTTGAAGCAACATAATTTCGGAGTAACCGGGCTTCGGGGCACTGAGAGAGCGCGGGCGTGCGAATCCGGCAAGCAGAGACGGACAGCGATCTTTCAGTGGAGAATGTGTCCATAGGCGTACTGGCCTGGCCGATGCTCAAACATTGACCTGATTCTTCAGGCCATGTTAGCGTCAGAATATGACGTTTGTTCTTCTTACTTGTTGTCGCTGCGCCCAACTCCTCGTTGGGTGAGCTGCGACATTCTCAGAGATTTCTGAAACGCCTTCTCCAAAGCTCATCCGCATCCTCCATTGTTTATTTGTAGCTTCCGTCAACGAGCCGGTATCTGTGCCCGTGTTTGTTCGTAACGGTTTTGGAGAGATCCTATGCAGCTTGTAACTGAGGAAGTACTGGCACGTGACGTCAGCAATACGCTCATAGCAACGAACAGCCAGTCCGGCGTGGTCTCGAGAACTCCTGAAGAACTCGCAAACATCGTTTCGTGGTTCGCGTCTTCGGATGGATGGTTAAATCGGGTTCGGCTGCGTAAAGAACATCGCTGGTATGAGCGGCTGCATCACGGTGCGGACTATGACATTTGGGCGATCAGTTGGATGCCCGGGCAATCCACCGGCTTCCACGATCACGGAGAGTCGTCGGGAGCTTTCTTCGTGGCGACTGGTGTTCTTGAGGAGCATCGTCCAGGTGAGCAGACCCTTGTGATCCCTGCGGGCAAGCCGCGTTCATTCGGTCCCGATTACGCGCATGATGTTCGTAACGAATCCCTCGGCCCGGCCGTTAGCATTCACGCCTATTCGCCTCCGCTCAGCGAGATGAACGAGTATGAACTGGATGGCAGTGAACTGGTTCCGCGTGAACATGCGTCTGAGCGAGCGGATACACTCGATCGGGAGTGGGGAGCGCAAAGACCGGCGTTCGCAAATCGGATAGTCGCTTCGACCATAGAGCAAGTGCTTTCAGCTGCGCGCGGCCGTCTGCGACGTCTATCTCCGGAGGATGCCCATGAGGCAGTGGCTAAAACAGGGGCAATCCTTGTCGATATTCGCCCCGAAGCTCAGCGCGCGATTGAAGGCACTATTCCGGGTGCGTTGATTGTCGAACGTAATGTGCTCGAATGGCGCTTTGATCCGGCATCCAGCGCGCGGCTGCCAGTGGCGACCGATCATGATCTCCAAGTGATTGTGTTCTGTTCTGAAGGCTATACATCAAGCCTTGCAGCCGCATCTTTGCAGGATCTCGGGCTCTGGTGTGCGACGGACGTGGTTGGTGGTTTTCAAGCATGGCACGCAACGGGTCTGCCAATTGGGCCACCAAACGGTATTCGATAAGCTGAGTTTTATCTCAAGGATTATGGATCAGCAGAAACC
Encoded here:
- a CDS encoding FG-GAP-like repeat-containing protein; the protein is MIIAALPVLSAIPNWIFQRTLACMPRLRKLAVAFLAAAVTVCGAAQVKAAATATTLTVTSTGSAVTTITSGSVVTLTATVKSGTAALTTGQVNFCDASATYCTDVHLLGAAQLTSAGSAIVKLRPGIGTHSYRAMFVGTNTESASSSGDSPLTVTGAHVSYPSTTTIAEAGSWGHYTLTASVTEMGGKPAPTGTASFLDTGNGNAVLATANFGAGTPGLNWLNLLTPIVGSEPEAVAVGDFNGDGIPDLATCDFGGTTVTILLGKGDGTFSVTANRLTVPSPGYIVAADFNGDGKLDLAVTSYSNATTLSIFLGNGDSTFKAVATGPAVVPYAAAVTVADFNGDGIPDMAVSTPLSGIISILLGKGDGTFSSTQITLSSMGCFPGIASGDFNGDNKADLVLTNDCEYNNGDPIRILLGNGDGTFLAGPTPQTGIAASSVVVADFNGDGRLDLAIANSDGNALSIFLNNGSAAFTETDFDPSFPEQVSSLAFGDFNGDGIADLALPNAYNNTVTIYQGNGDGTFTPSAVTPATGNIPVGITVEDFNGDGEADIVVVNSFDDTVSVLLSQPTETATATATGVVIATTGEHLVDASYPGDENYNPSVSGTTPLWGEQPATAITLALTSGSSPVITVSSGSIVTLTAEVKSGSNPVTAGQVNFCDASAGNCTDIHLLGSAQLTSNGSAEFKFVPGPGAHSYKAVFLENGFGQPSASGVLALTVTPPAGVIYPSTTTIAQSGTIGHYSLTATVMETGGTPSPTGTVSFLDTSYSNAVLSTATLGVATPGWSWLNSQTPATGSGPIITVVGDFNLDGKADLAVLNQSSSTVTILLGNGDGTFTPSAKSPAVGSEALAIAVGDFNGDGKPDLAVASEGVTGSLTILLGKGDGTFTPTATSPAVGQSPTAIVVADFNGDGILDLAVSIYNQSNLTILLGKGDGTFTLTTSGPIPNEFAQALAAADLNGDGILDLVAQHGTGTIEVLLGNGDGTFRTGEMFSSVTNTASIAIGDLNGDGKLDLVVSNNYQEAITAFLGNGDGTFAQTGIVTTTTQAEPQNLVVADFNEDGVPDVAASTGNDEVLLLLGNGDGTFTAVTPPPATAGIYTDANYVVAADFNGDGRPDLAGVETVNNALTILLTQPTQTATATANSISPTGPAPHLVDASYPGDSNYTASVSGTTSLLVQAATPVISPGMGTYTSIQSVTITDATPGTTIYYTTDGSSPTLTSNQYTGPITVSAQVEVVSAVAVATGYESSTISSTLFILSLPAPASPVISLPAGVYSGAQSVTISTSTPQTSIYYTTNGAYPTTSSTLYTGPIQVTASETLVAVAAYGYSTSVPVSAQYILNGSSAAFIYTVAGDGIAGYSGDGGMATESDLNYPTATARDVAGNLYIADSGNNVVRKVTASTGAISTLAGNGIAGYSGDGGAATSAQLSAPRSVAIDSAGNVYISDYSNNVIRKIAASTGKISTYAGNGVQIYSGDNGPATSAGLGSPDGIALDAQGNLYIAEYGYLRVRKVTASTGMITTVAGSGQYGYAGDGGPAINASFVSPSGVAVDSSGNLYIADTFSNVVRLVNASSGVITTVAGKASLENYTGGYTGDGGPATSAELNSPEAVAVDNSGNLYIADTNNYVIRKVTASNGVITTAVGDGTGSPCYSFGGDGGPASSVALCSPEGVAVDGGGNLYIADSNESRIRKVTVANLPPTAQTAAPVLSVTAGTYASPQTVTITDATPGAEIYLTLNGTAPSTSTNAPAYNGPIDVTGSVKIGAIAVAPGYLASAPVTAAYTILAPTAATISTFAGSGAYGYSGAGGPATSAQINAPEGMAVDRSGNVYFADAYSFVIWMVSAKTGDISVYAGTGIYGYSGDGGPATAATLSDPMGIAFDSAGDLYIADSYNNVVRKVAAGTGLISTVAGNGQPGSVFNSNNGNGGLATAAALNNPSSVALDAAGNLYIAETGSNDVRMVSGSTGIITTVAGNGEVGFSGDGGAATSATVTEPNWLAFDSAGNLYIATSAVGRIRKVAAGTGVITTVAGDGDVNGDSGDGGPATEAEVTATSLTTDSAGNLYLSNPSASIRKIAAGTGIITRVAGIANPGFAGDGGPATLAEISSPQGITFDAAGDLYIADEGNFRVRKVTFASSTSTAAPPVFSVPAGTYTNTQTVSITDATTGAAIYYTTDGTTPTISSTKYGGSITVSRTETLEAIAVAPGYTSSAVASAMYTIQGVAVGTAAATVTVTPSASTITDQQAVSMTVSVAGGSGQPTPTGTITLAGASYNSTQTLSSGAATFKIPAGTLASGANTISASYSGDATYDFASGSATVTVSQITITLPTPPAISPGGSTTSTATLSAGSTYSGTLNLACSLTASAAGAQNLPTCSLAPASVTIASGSTGSSVLTVQTTAASNAALLQQPQPGQRMRWSGGIAALAVVLIFGVPARRRRWIAGLGLVLILIATAATGCGGGSNSTPPPSTPGTTAGNYTFTVTGTDASNTKITASATVVVTVQ
- a CDS encoding rhodanese-like domain-containing protein, whose translation is MQLVTEEVLARDVSNTLIATNSQSGVVSRTPEELANIVSWFASSDGWLNRVRLRKEHRWYERLHHGADYDIWAISWMPGQSTGFHDHGESSGAFFVATGVLEEHRPGEQTLVIPAGKPRSFGPDYAHDVRNESLGPAVSIHAYSPPLSEMNEYELDGSELVPREHASERADTLDREWGAQRPAFANRIVASTIEQVLSAARGRLRRLSPEDAHEAVAKTGAILVDIRPEAQRAIEGTIPGALIVERNVLEWRFDPASSARLPVATDHDLQVIVFCSEGYTSSLAAASLQDLGLWCATDVVGGFQAWHATGLPIGPPNGIR